A DNA window from Brassica napus cultivar Da-Ae chromosome C1, Da-Ae, whole genome shotgun sequence contains the following coding sequences:
- the BNAC01G03030D gene encoding uncharacterized protein BNAC01G03030D, whose protein sequence is MFMSLLDFFFGCFIPKSGSKRTSTDGSSNPKVLSLEKPKSNSKCLRAPIIVSHFPVRSNLSLL, encoded by the coding sequence ATGTTCATGTCTCTCTTAGACTTCTTTTTTGGTTGCTTCATTCCAAAATCTGGCTCAAAGAGAACCTCAACCGATGGTAGTAGTAACCCTAAAGTATTGTCCTTGGAGAAACCAAAAAGCAACTCCAAATGTCTGAGGGCTCCAATCATAGTGTCTCATTTTCCCGTACGTTCGAATCTTTCGCTACTGTAA
- the BNAC01G03020D gene encoding uncharacterized protein BNAC01G03020D — protein sequence MSLLASFFGCFVPKSGSKISSSDGSSNSKTLSLEKPKSKSKSPRAPMIVSYFPVGSNLSRL from the coding sequence ATGTCTCTCTTAGCGTCCTTCTTTGGTTGCTTCGTTCCAAAATCTGGCTCAAAGATAAGCTCAAGCGATGGTAGTAGTAATTCCAAAACCTTGTCCTTGGAGAAACCAAAAAGCAAATCCAAATCTCCGAGAGCTCCAATGATAGTGTCTTATTTTCCCGTAGGTTCGAATCTTTCGCGTCTGTGA